The following are encoded in a window of bacterium genomic DNA:
- the xseB gene encoding exodeoxyribonuclease VII small subunit, translated as MAKRKTAAAAGQEPSFETALARLEEIVHELEEADLPLERSLAVFEEGVRLSRLLHQRLNEAERKVEILLKDEGGAKVPVPFAPGGEAGRARGPAGAGDDADADADADGDGGAGDDTGRGSGGGQSALPF; from the coding sequence ATGGCGAAACGCAAGACAGCCGCCGCGGCAGGGCAGGAGCCGTCGTTCGAGACGGCGCTCGCGCGGCTCGAGGAGATCGTCCACGAGCTCGAGGAGGCGGACCTGCCGCTCGAGCGCTCGCTCGCCGTGTTCGAGGAGGGGGTGCGCCTCTCGCGCCTGCTGCACCAGCGGCTGAACGAGGCCGAGCGCAAGGTCGAGATCCTGCTCAAGGACGAGGGCGGCGCCAAGGTCCCGGTGCCCTTCGCCCCGGGGGGCGAGGCGGGGAGGGCGCGCGGCCCGGCAGGCGCGGGCGACGACGCTGATGCCGACGCCGATGCCGACGGGGACGGCGGGGCCGGGGACGACACCGGGAGGGGCAGTGGCGGCGGACAGAGCGCTCTCCCCTTCTAG